AAATCCTCCCAAAAAAGACCAGACCATGTTTAATTGTAAGCAAATATAACATAGCGCGCAGAAAATTATCAAGAAAACAGAAGAGTCTAAAAAAATCTAAAACGGAGCCATCCGCAGATTTTTCTCTGCCGGATGGCTCCGTTGCTTCTCAGCTCCACAGAAACAGCAGAAACGCTGTCACCAGACCAAGACCTATGATAAAGACCATCGCAATCAGCAGCGCCGCTTTCAGCGCACCGAGCGTGTACATGCGCCGCTCTTCTTTTGTGAAGGTATCCTCCCACGGGCGTTCTTCGCGCCCGGATTCCTCCTGCTCTTTTTCAGGGGACGCAAATCTCTTTCTGCCCCCGCCTGGCGAAAGAGCGCTCATATCGGCGATGATGCGCCCGTCATCGTCGTCGTATTGCTTTTTGTTACTTCTCATTTATCGTACAGATGGCACGCCACGAAGTGTCCCGGCTCCATCTCCTTCTGGACGGGCGCCTCTTCCTTGCAGCGGTTCATGCAGTTCGCGCAGCGGGTGTGGAACTTGCAGCCCGACGGCGGATTTGCCGGTGAGGGAATGGATCCCTCCAGCACGATACGGTTCATCTTCGCGGTCGGATCCGGAATCGGAATCGCGGAGAAAAGCGCTTTCGTGTACGGATGCAGAGGATTGCGGAAAATATCTGCCGTCGCACCATACTCCACCAGATTTCCGAGATACATCACGCCGACCGTGTCCGAAATATGCTCGACCACGGAAAGGTCGTGGGAAATAAACAGGTAGGTCAGCGCATACTGCTCCTGCAGATCCTTCAGCAGGTTGATAATCTGCGCCTGGATAGAAACGTCCAGCGCGGAAACCGGCTCGTCGCAGACCACGAACTCCGGATTGAGGGCAAGCGCGCGCGCAATACAGATACGCTGGCGCTGTCCGCCGGAAAACTCATGCGGATAGCGGTCCTTATGGAAGGGCTGAAGTCCGCAGTTGTCCATGATCTTATCAATATAATCGTTGTATTCTTCTTTGGGGACCAGCTTATGCTCACGCACTGCTTCGCCGATGATCTCCCCCACCGGCAAACGCGGGGAAAGACTGGAAAACGGGTCCTGGAAGATAATCTGCATCTTCGTGCGCAGCGCGCGCATTTCCTTCGCCGGAAGGTCGTAGACCTCCTGTCCGTTAAACAGCACCTGTCCGCCCGTTTTTTCTCCGGAGAGGCGCAGAATGGTGCGTCCAGTCGTTGTTTTTCCGCAGCCGGATTCCCCGACCAGTCCCATTGTGGTGCCGCGCTTTAAATTAAAGGTAACGCCGTCCACCGCTTTCACCTGTCCGACCGTTTTGCCCATCATGCCGCCCTTGATCGGAAAATATTTCTTCAAATCATTGACCATAAGGATGTACTGCGGGTCGTAGGTAACCGGCTCTTTCCCGCCGGCAGCTTCTTTATTTAAACTCATTTTGCCTCCCCTCCTTCCTTTCCATAGTAGCGGTAGCAGGATACCTTGTGCGTCTCAGACAGACTGATTTCGCAAGGGTACTCACCGTCGCACTGTGCCACGCACATCTCGCAGCGGTCCTTAAAATAGCAGTAATCCGGCATGTTGATCGGGTTTGGCACCTTGCCCGGAATGGAATACAGCTTATCCACCTGCTTGCCGACCACCGGCTTCGACGCCATCAGACCGATGGTGTACGGATGCGCCGGATGGAAGAAAATATCCTCCGCCGTGCCCTTCTCCACCACGCGTCCGGCGTACATAACCACCACGTAATCCGCCATTTCGGCGATAACGCCCAGGTCGTGCGTGATAAACATAATTGACGAATTAATCTTATCCTTTAAGTTGCGCAGAAGGTCGAGCACCTGCGCCTGGATAGTAACGTCCAGCGCCGTCGTAGGCTCGTCCGCGATAATGATCTTCGGGTTGCAGGCAAGCGCCATTGCAATGCAGACACGCTGGCGCATACCGCCGGAGAGCTCGTGCGGATACATCGTGTAAACGCCCTCGCTGTTTGCGATACCCACCATTTCCAGCAGCTCGATGGTGCGCGCCTTCACCTCTTCTTTACTCTTGCCCTCGCCGTCGTGCAGATTGATGACCTCGTCAAGCTGCGCGCCGATGCGGAACACCGGGTTCAGAGAGGTCATCGGCTCCTGGAAAATCATGGACACATAATTTCCGCGCAGATGCCGGATAACCTCCTCCGGCGCCTTCGCGATATCCACCGCCTTGTCGCCCAGGTTCAGACGAATCTCGCCCTCCACGATCTGCCCCTGCGGACGCTGAAGAAGCTGCATCAGTGAGAGGCTGGTAACGGACTTTCCGCAGCCGGATTCGCCTACCACGCCGACGGTTTTGCCAATCGGCACCTCGAAGCTTACGCCGTCCACGCTTCTGACCGTACCCGCATCCGTAAAGAAATAGGTATGCAGGTTGTCAAATTCCACGGCGTTGTTCGGGTCGTGCATCTTCACGGTATACTCGCTCTCCGGAACGTTTTTGCGCTTGCGCTTTTTTTCCAGTTCATTTGTAATTCTGCGGTTTTCCTTTGAAATCCGCCGGGACTCTCTGGCAGAGAGGTAGCCCTCTGGTTTATTTTTTGCCATTTTGCGCCCTCCTCTCTTATCGTTTCATTCTGGGGTCAAACGCGTCGCGCAGACCGTCGCCCACAAAGTTAAATGCCAGCACCGTCAGCATCAGACAGATACCCGCCGGAATCCAGATAAACCAGTAGGTCGTCAGCACGAAGGAGTTTGAAACATCGTTGATGATATTTCCCCAG
This is a stretch of genomic DNA from Marvinbryantia formatexigens DSM 14469. It encodes these proteins:
- a CDS encoding ABC transporter ATP-binding protein, whose protein sequence is MSLNKEAAGGKEPVTYDPQYILMVNDLKKYFPIKGGMMGKTVGQVKAVDGVTFNLKRGTTMGLVGESGCGKTTTGRTILRLSGEKTGGQVLFNGQEVYDLPAKEMRALRTKMQIIFQDPFSSLSPRLPVGEIIGEAVREHKLVPKEEYNDYIDKIMDNCGLQPFHKDRYPHEFSGGQRQRICIARALALNPEFVVCDEPVSALDVSIQAQIINLLKDLQEQYALTYLFISHDLSVVEHISDTVGVMYLGNLVEYGATADIFRNPLHPYTKALFSAIPIPDPTAKMNRIVLEGSIPSPANPPSGCKFHTRCANCMNRCKEEAPVQKEMEPGHFVACHLYDK
- a CDS encoding ABC transporter ATP-binding protein — its product is MAKNKPEGYLSARESRRISKENRRITNELEKKRKRKNVPESEYTVKMHDPNNAVEFDNLHTYFFTDAGTVRSVDGVSFEVPIGKTVGVVGESGCGKSVTSLSLMQLLQRPQGQIVEGEIRLNLGDKAVDIAKAPEEVIRHLRGNYVSMIFQEPMTSLNPVFRIGAQLDEVINLHDGEGKSKEEVKARTIELLEMVGIANSEGVYTMYPHELSGGMRQRVCIAMALACNPKIIIADEPTTALDVTIQAQVLDLLRNLKDKINSSIMFITHDLGVIAEMADYVVVMYAGRVVEKGTAEDIFFHPAHPYTIGLMASKPVVGKQVDKLYSIPGKVPNPINMPDYCYFKDRCEMCVAQCDGEYPCEISLSETHKVSCYRYYGKEGGEAK